A stretch of the Aggregicoccus sp. 17bor-14 genome encodes the following:
- a CDS encoding glycosyl hydrolase family 28-related protein gives MNRRLFLTLPALLACGGGSPSPGSPPPPTGQPFDVTAFGARGDGVTDDTAAIQAALDAAGAAGGGMVLVPSGTFRVSPSARTRLVLRSGVHLTGQGLSSVLKVRDDAGDYGTLLGAATDATPLTDVRISNLWIDQNTEANRTGSVRTGQESAVQNALRVFAGSDVHVEGVRFDGAGVNTVRLNGVDLTRVSVRSCEFRFRPKDGVADYDNSAVYFDCTHHEAQGNTFSAAIGSGARACIETHRGPSLVTGNHSDGYWTGVNAVSASGSAPEVPSGNDLQVTGNTFSRCNWGIQLWSITGRVLSNVVVSDNVLSVAQVSHGQGSCAGISFVYRASGALEGRLRGIVVRGNTVTHEDEPADGRPMADAFLTAGLSLLPAGDVEDVVVMGNLISRAPVAGLRMANALTGARAVNVRVAQNLFVDFGQNVGVPPSYRAAFYLASRLEDVVIEGNTLRDTFPVRRGLYSVYFDASPGNAAVRSHYRDNHETTADGSAFLFHSDQDLKTAGAPALPTRGTWSRGDRVLNSLPAPGAPRGWVCVESGSPGVWVVDGVL, from the coding sequence ATGAACCGTCGGCTCTTTCTCACCCTGCCCGCGCTCCTGGCCTGCGGTGGCGGCTCCCCTTCTCCCGGCAGCCCCCCTCCTCCCACGGGACAGCCTTTCGACGTCACGGCGTTCGGCGCGCGCGGCGACGGCGTCACGGACGACACGGCCGCCATCCAGGCGGCGCTGGACGCGGCCGGGGCGGCCGGGGGCGGCATGGTGCTCGTCCCGAGCGGCACCTTCCGCGTCTCGCCCAGCGCGCGCACGCGGCTCGTGCTGCGCAGCGGCGTGCACCTCACCGGGCAGGGGCTGTCCAGCGTCCTCAAGGTGCGCGACGACGCCGGCGACTACGGCACGCTGCTGGGTGCGGCGACGGACGCCACCCCGCTCACGGACGTGCGCATCAGCAACCTGTGGATCGACCAGAACACCGAGGCGAACCGCACGGGCAGCGTGCGCACGGGGCAGGAGTCGGCGGTGCAGAACGCGCTGCGCGTCTTCGCCGGCAGCGACGTGCACGTGGAGGGGGTGCGCTTCGACGGCGCGGGCGTCAACACGGTGAGGCTCAACGGCGTGGACCTCACGCGCGTGAGCGTGCGCAGCTGCGAGTTCCGCTTCCGGCCGAAGGACGGCGTCGCGGACTACGACAACTCGGCCGTCTACTTCGACTGCACGCACCACGAGGCGCAGGGCAACACCTTCAGCGCGGCCATCGGCAGCGGGGCGCGCGCGTGCATCGAGACGCACCGCGGCCCCTCGCTCGTCACCGGCAACCACTCGGACGGCTACTGGACGGGGGTGAACGCCGTGTCGGCGAGCGGGAGCGCGCCCGAGGTCCCCTCGGGCAACGACCTGCAGGTGACGGGCAACACCTTCTCGCGCTGCAACTGGGGCATCCAGCTGTGGAGCATCACCGGCCGGGTGCTGAGCAACGTCGTCGTCTCGGACAACGTGCTCTCCGTGGCCCAGGTGTCACACGGGCAGGGCAGCTGCGCGGGCATCTCCTTCGTGTACCGCGCGAGCGGAGCGCTGGAGGGGCGGCTGCGGGGCATCGTCGTCCGGGGCAACACCGTCACCCACGAGGACGAGCCCGCCGACGGCCGCCCCATGGCCGACGCCTTCCTCACCGCGGGCCTCAGCCTCCTGCCCGCCGGGGACGTGGAGGACGTGGTGGTGATGGGCAACCTCATCAGCCGCGCGCCCGTTGCGGGCCTGCGCATGGCCAACGCCCTCACCGGGGCGCGGGCGGTCAACGTGCGCGTCGCGCAGAACCTCTTCGTGGACTTCGGGCAGAACGTGGGCGTGCCGCCGTCCTACCGTGCGGCGTTCTACCTCGCGAGCCGGCTCGAGGACGTGGTCATCGAGGGCAACACGCTGCGCGACACCTTCCCCGTGCGCCGGGGCCTCTACTCCGTCTACTTCGACGCGAGCCCCGGCAACGCCGCCGTGCGCAGCCACTACCGCGACAACCACGAGACCACCGCGGACGGCAGCGCCTTCCTCTTCCACAGCGACCAGGATCTCAAGACGGCAGGGGCCCCTGCCCTCCCCACCCGCGGCACCTGGTCGCGGGGAGACCGGGTGCTCAACAGCCTGCCGGCCCCCGGTGCCCCGCGCGGCTGGGTGTGCGTCGAGTCCGGCAGCCCCGGGGTCTGGGTGGTGGACGGCGTGCTCTAG
- a CDS encoding alpha-amylase family glycosyl hydrolase, with protein sequence MSEPEKAHYWWQTGVIYEVYVRSFQDSDGDGIGDLAGLRRRLDYLQWLGVDILWLTPIYPSPMVEFGYDIANYTDVEPLFGTLAEFDGLLADAHARGMHIVLDIAPNHSSHRHPWFIESRSSCTHPKADWYLWRDPGPDGGPPNNWLSAFGGESAWEFEPRRGQYYYHAFMKEQPDLNWRNPEVERALFDALRFWLRRGVDGFRIDVIWHLLKDAQFRDNPPNPHYDPRSMPSNDAQRALYNTDRYEVVEIVQRMRSVLREFGKDKLMIGELYHSPERLVRFYGESAGGAQMPHNQMLVLMPWKADVLRDAIETYLAAIPEDCWPNWVLSNHDKPRIATRVGRPAQARVARMLLCTLFGTPTLYYGDELGMENVPIPPERLRDPFEALDPGRGQGRDPQRTPMQWEASAPHAGFTRGEPWLPLSEDWREVNVEVQRGRPDSMLNLTRDLLTLRRAEPAFTVGRHRLVLNEGPVLAYRREHEQGSFLVALNLSRDYATLAAPRGWEELQPVMSTLGPVAAARVHGVIALRPDEGLILRKV encoded by the coding sequence ATGAGCGAGCCGGAGAAGGCGCATTACTGGTGGCAGACCGGGGTCATCTACGAGGTCTACGTCCGGTCCTTCCAGGACTCGGACGGCGACGGCATCGGGGACCTCGCGGGCCTGCGGCGGCGGCTGGACTACCTGCAGTGGCTGGGGGTGGACATCCTCTGGCTCACGCCCATCTACCCCTCGCCAATGGTGGAGTTCGGCTACGACATCGCGAACTACACGGACGTGGAGCCGCTGTTCGGCACGCTCGCGGAGTTCGACGGGCTGCTCGCCGATGCGCACGCGCGCGGCATGCACATCGTGCTCGACATCGCGCCCAACCACTCCTCGCACCGCCACCCGTGGTTCATCGAGTCGCGCTCCTCGTGCACCCACCCGAAGGCCGACTGGTATCTCTGGCGGGACCCCGGGCCGGATGGCGGGCCTCCCAACAACTGGCTCAGCGCCTTCGGCGGGGAGAGCGCGTGGGAGTTCGAGCCGCGGCGCGGCCAGTACTACTACCACGCGTTCATGAAGGAGCAGCCGGACCTCAACTGGCGCAACCCCGAGGTCGAGCGCGCCCTCTTCGACGCCCTGCGCTTCTGGCTGAGGCGCGGCGTGGACGGCTTCCGCATCGACGTCATCTGGCACCTGCTCAAGGATGCCCAGTTCCGCGACAACCCGCCCAACCCCCACTACGACCCGCGCTCGATGCCGTCCAACGATGCGCAGCGCGCCCTCTACAACACGGACCGCTACGAGGTGGTGGAGATCGTGCAGCGCATGCGCAGCGTGCTGCGCGAGTTCGGCAAGGACAAGCTGATGATCGGCGAGCTGTACCACTCGCCCGAGCGCCTGGTGCGCTTCTACGGCGAGTCGGCCGGCGGCGCGCAGATGCCCCACAACCAGATGCTGGTGCTGATGCCGTGGAAGGCGGACGTCCTGCGCGACGCCATCGAGACCTACCTGGCGGCCATCCCCGAGGACTGCTGGCCCAACTGGGTGCTCAGCAACCACGACAAGCCGCGCATCGCCACCCGCGTGGGGCGGCCCGCCCAGGCACGCGTGGCGCGCATGCTGTTGTGCACCCTGTTCGGCACGCCCACGCTCTACTACGGAGACGAGCTGGGCATGGAGAACGTGCCCATCCCGCCCGAGCGGCTGCGCGATCCCTTCGAGGCGCTGGACCCCGGCCGCGGCCAGGGGCGCGATCCGCAGCGCACGCCCATGCAGTGGGAGGCGAGCGCGCCCCACGCCGGCTTCACCCGCGGCGAGCCCTGGCTGCCGCTGAGCGAAGACTGGCGCGAGGTGAACGTCGAGGTGCAGCGCGGGCGCCCCGACTCGATGCTCAACCTCACGCGCGACCTGCTCACCCTGCGCCGCGCCGAGCCCGCCTTCACGGTGGGCCGGCACCGGCTCGTGCTCAACGAGGGGCCCGTGCTCGCCTACCGCCGCGAGCACGAGCAGGGCAGCTTCCTCGTCGCGCTCAACCTGTCGCGCGACTACGCGACGCTCGCGGCGCCGCGCGGCTGGGAGGAGCTGCAGCCCGTGATGTCCACCCTGGGGCCGGTCGCAGCGGCGAGGGTGCACGGCGTCATCGCGCTGCGCCCGGACGAGGGACTCATCCTGCGCAAGGTCTGA
- a CDS encoding SRPBCC domain-containing protein → MTDIIDREQKTVSFERTLSASPEEVFDAWTQPEEISQWWDPTGAPLVSCTIDLKPQGAFRFVTAGHAPPFEGVYAVVDRPRRLEFHALGAKGTVALRRHERGTQMNVSIQCASAEHFEMFVKLGVHTGTSRTLDNLVELLDGRRKTARGA, encoded by the coding sequence ATGACAGACATAATCGACCGAGAGCAGAAGACCGTTTCCTTCGAGCGCACCCTGAGCGCGTCCCCGGAGGAGGTGTTCGATGCCTGGACGCAGCCGGAGGAGATCTCGCAGTGGTGGGACCCCACCGGAGCGCCGCTCGTCTCGTGCACCATCGACCTCAAGCCACAGGGCGCCTTCCGCTTCGTGACGGCGGGCCACGCGCCGCCCTTCGAGGGCGTGTACGCGGTGGTCGACCGGCCGCGCCGGCTCGAGTTCCACGCCCTGGGCGCGAAGGGCACGGTCGCCTTGCGGCGCCATGAGCGCGGCACCCAGATGAACGTGTCGATCCAGTGTGCGTCGGCCGAGCACTTCGAGATGTTCGTGAAGCTGGGCGTCCATACGGGCACCAGCCGGACGCTGGACAACCTCGTCGAGCTGCTGGACGGGCGCAGGAAGACGGCCCGCGGCGCGTGA
- a CDS encoding helix-turn-helix transcriptional regulator: MHTHEQLTAVFSALADPTRRAILAKLAQGEATVSQLAEPFQLAQPTISKHLRVLEAAGLIETGRDAQSRPRRLVPAALKTADAWLQPFREQWEGRFDRLEAHLKKKKASQSDRQRGTR, translated from the coding sequence ATGCACACCCACGAGCAGCTCACGGCCGTCTTCAGTGCGCTCGCCGACCCGACCCGGCGCGCGATCCTCGCGAAGCTCGCGCAGGGCGAGGCGACGGTGTCGCAGCTCGCGGAGCCCTTTCAGCTCGCGCAGCCCACCATCTCCAAGCACCTGCGCGTGCTCGAGGCCGCCGGACTCATCGAGACGGGGCGCGACGCGCAGAGCCGGCCCCGGCGGCTCGTTCCTGCGGCGCTCAAGACCGCGGATGCGTGGCTGCAGCCATTCCGAGAGCAGTGGGAGGGGCGCTTCGACCGCCTCGAGGCCCACCTGAAGAAGAAGAAGGCGTCCCAGTCCGACCGTCAGCGAGGAACACGATGA
- a CDS encoding DUF2378 family protein, which yields MNADEQLIFPQTVEGLFVRGLASKMSPELKGRLREEGLDLERPLAAGYPAERFARWVRIASEVLYPGLPEEQALRRVGRHFFSGYMDTLMGKALAPLMRVLGPRRTLERMERNFRSGSNYIAVRTEAAGPTEMVLHFNDVHRIPGYFAGVIEQGAEVTGAKGTIVEVLPAPAPGCALRVRWRE from the coding sequence GTGAACGCCGACGAGCAGCTGATCTTTCCGCAGACGGTCGAGGGCCTGTTCGTGCGCGGGCTCGCCAGCAAGATGTCGCCCGAGCTCAAGGGGCGGCTGCGCGAGGAGGGGCTCGACCTGGAGCGGCCGCTCGCGGCGGGCTACCCGGCCGAGCGCTTCGCGCGGTGGGTCCGCATCGCCTCCGAGGTGCTGTACCCCGGGCTCCCCGAGGAGCAGGCGCTGCGCCGGGTGGGGCGGCACTTCTTCTCGGGCTACATGGACACGCTCATGGGCAAGGCGCTCGCGCCGCTGATGCGGGTCCTCGGCCCGCGGCGCACGCTCGAGCGCATGGAGCGCAACTTCCGCTCGGGCTCCAACTACATCGCGGTGCGCACCGAGGCGGCTGGGCCCACCGAGATGGTGCTGCACTTCAACGACGTGCACCGCATCCCCGGCTACTTCGCAGGCGTCATCGAGCAGGGCGCGGAGGTGACGGGCGCGAAGGGCACCATCGTCGAGGTGCTCCCCGCCCCGGCGCCGGGGTGCGCGCTGCGGGTGCGCTGGAGGGAGTAG